The proteins below are encoded in one region of Silene latifolia isolate original U9 population chromosome 2, ASM4854445v1, whole genome shotgun sequence:
- the LOC141628584 gene encoding glucose and ribitol dehydrogenase-like, with protein sequence MCKIIGEDYGKELLTDSFLNTRIDLRRVILNNSMASEGDTFPPQQQDTQPGKQYLMTPLPISVDPNYKPSNKLQGKVALVTGGDSGIGRAVCYYFSLEGATVAFTYVPGQEDQDANDALALIKQAKASDASDPVAIPTDLRSEAQCQQVVEQVASLFGRIDVLVNNAAVQFYTESILDITEEQLKRTFETNIYAYIFMARESLKHMKEGSAIINTTSVVAYAGNADLLDYSCTKGAIVTFTRSLALQLLKQGIRVNGVAPGPIWTPLQVASLPVDKVVNFNSEAPIGRAGEPFEMAPSYVFLASNECSSYITGQVIHPNGGSIVNG encoded by the exons ATGTGCAAGATAATAGGAGAAGATTATGGGAAGGAGTTGTTAACTGATTCCTTCCTTAATACTAGGATTGACTTGAGGAGAGTTATCCTTAATAATTCAATGGCTAGTGAAGGTGATACATTCCCACCGCAGCAGCAGGATACACAACCAGGCAAACAGTACTTGATGACTCCTCTCCCTATTTCCGTCGATCCCAATTATAAACCATCCAACAAACTTCAG GGAAAGGTGGCCTTAGTAACAGGAGGTGATTCAGGGATAGGAAGGGCAGTATGCTACTATTTTTCACTAGAAGGCGCAACCGTGGCTTTTACCTATGTACCAGGACAAGAGGACCAAGATGCAAATGACGCCCTTGCTCTTATAAAACAAGCAAAGGCGAGTGATGCAAGTGATCCTGTCGCAATACCGACTGATCTGAGGTCTGAAGCCCAATGCCAGCAAGTGGTTGAGCAAGTAGCCAGCCTTTTTGGCCGCATCGATGTCCTTGTCAACAATGCTGCTGTACAGTTTTATACTGAAAGTATTTTGGATATTACAGAAGAACAGCTTAAGAGGACATTTGAGACTAACATCTATGCTTATATCTTCATGGCGAG GGAATCGCTAAAGCACATGAAGGAAGGAAGCGCCATAATCAACACAACTTCGGTAGTAGCCTACGCAGGCAATGCAGACTTACTAGATTACAGTTGCACCAAAGGCGCTATCGTCACCTTCACCAGAAGCCTCGCCCTGCAGCTTCTTAAGCAGGGAATTCGGGTGAACGGGGTTGCACCGGGCCCCATCTGGACTCCCCTCCAAGTGGCTTCGCTCCCGGTCGATAAGGTTGTTAATTTCAATTCGGAGGCGCCCATTGGAAGAGCAGGAGAGCCTTTCGAAATGGCACCTTCTTATGTTTTCCTTGCCAGCAATGAATGCTCGTCATACATTACTGGACAAGTCATTCATCCTAATG